CGGCAGCGGCGACTGCCGTACCGGCGGCACCACCTTCTTCCAGCCCGTCACCGAGGCGGCCGCCGCGTACGGAGTGAGCCTCTACTGACCCTGCTCCGCCGAACGCACGGCCGCGCCCGGCCGGAGATGGCTGCTCCACCTCCGGCCGGGCGCACACCCGGGCCCGCCGGCCCCCGGGCCGCGGGAGCCGCGCCGCCGGGAACCCGCGAGGGCCTTCCGCTAGGACCGGAACCGGTAGCGGATCCGGCCGCGGGTGAGGTCGTACGTGCTGAGCTCCACCAGCACCCGGTCCTCCGGGAGGATCTTGATGTAGTTCTTCCGGATCTTCCCGCTGATGTGGGCGAGCACCATGTGCCCGTTCTGCAACTGCACCTTGAAGGTGGCGTTGCGCAGGCACTCGGTGACGATGCCCTCGACCTCGATGCCCTTGGCTGTTTTCGTCATGCTCTCTCGGTTTCTCCGTCCGGTGACGGTGTGATCGGTCTGGTCGGTTCGGTGGTACGGGTGACGGCGCCCGATCGGCGGGCGCGGCGGGACTGACGTGGCGTCAGCGGCGGACGAGCTCCAGGAGGCTGCCGGCGCGCCGGGCGCCGACGCCCTCGAACAAGGCGGTGGCCGCGGCGTTGTCCTCGTCCACCTCCGCCCAGGCCGCGTCCGTCCCGGCGCGGTGCAGGACGTCCAGCGCGTGGGCCAGCAGCGCCCGGGCGATGCCCCGGCGGTGCCGGTCGGCCCGGACGGCGATCAGCCCGATCCGCGGCTGCCGGGTCGGCGCCGTCCGGAGCAGGCCCACGTACTGGCCCTCCTGCCGGGCCACCACGAACTTCGCCAGGTCCTCCGGGGTGATCCCGTCGGGGCGCGGCAGCACCTCGGCCGGCATCGTCCGCCAGCCGGCGGCCGCCTCCACCTCCTCGCGGAGAGCACGGTCCAGGGCCCGCAGCGGGCCCGGTTCCGCCTCGCCGGCGGGCACGATCGTCACACCCGACGGCGGCCGCACCGCACCGAGCCCGGAGATCGCCGGGTCGGTGGGCACCACGTAGCCCCACTCGCGTCGGGCGGGGGTGAAGCCGGCCCGCCGCCAGGCGGACGCGGTGTCCGGGTCGGACTCGTCGACCACGGTGTACAGCGGGGTCGGCAGGTCGGCCAGCATCGCCGCGGCGATGCGGTCGAAGACCGGGTCCTGCCATGCGTCGACGCTGATGAAGAGCCGTCCGTCGGTCCGGCGCGACACGTCGCCGCCGCCGACCTCACGGTCGTCCTCGACGGCCTGCCAGCGAGTGTCGGAGACCCGCGCGACGTGGACGGTGGGTTCGTCCGAACCCGGGGTGGAATGTACGGAGTTCACAGGTATCGCCTCTCAGGAATGCCTTGTCCCAGGCGCTCCCGGCGACACCTATGTCAGTCGCCCACCGTGACGAAAAGCGGGAGCACCCATACGGATACAGCCTTCATGGGTGTCACCTCCTCGCATCTCTCTCACGGCCGCCCCGACCGTACCAGCCGGACCCGTCCCGGCCCAACCCGTTTCCTGTCGACGGTGCGCGGCGGCGCCCTCGCGGGCGGGCGCGCTCAGCCGCGTTCGCGCTCGGCCCGCCGGCGGACCAGTTCCTCCACCGCGCTCGGCAGGTTCGTCTCGAAGTCGATCAGCTTCGCCCAGGTCGGCGTCACCACGATCCGGACCATCCCGTCGTAGAGCGACCGGACCTCGGCCTCCCAGGCGGTCCGCTGCTCGGGTGTCATCGTGCCGGCGTTCATCCGGAGGTACTCGTCCGGGATGCCCTCGACCTCGTCCAGCTCGGCGCGGCCGCGGACGAGCAGGATCAGCGGCGGGTGCGCCTCGGTGTCGACGGTCAGGGCCACCGCCGGTGCGCGCCGGAGGGCCGGCAGCTTCGGGGCGTTCTTCACCGTGCACATGACGATCTCCGAGCCGTTCCACTCGAAGCCGATCGGGACGACCCGGGGCGTGCCGTCCGTGGCGACGTAGGCCAGCCGGGTCAGGCCGCGGGCCAGCAGCTCCCGGCTGATCGGACGGTCAAGGACCTCGGCAACCTCGCTCGCCCGCACGCTCGGACCCTCCTTCCGCGGCCTTCCGGCCGTCCCAGTCTGCCCTCCCCCGGACCGGACCCCGCCCTCCGGCTCGCCGAACGACTGGGCTCGGCTCGGCGGAGTTCGGCTCGGCCCAGAGCGTCCCGCTGGAACCGTTCGACCCCCGGGGCTACGACGGGCTGCGGATGTCCCCGTTCCGGGTCCGCCACACCGAGGACGCGACGCCGCGGATGGAGGACACCTGGTTCGGCGGCCGAGCCGGGCAGGGGTGCCGGGCGGGGGCCGGGTTCCGGGGGACCCGGCCGCCGGGCCGGGGTGTCACCTGAGGTCGAGGTTCCGCGCCTCCAGCTTGTTCTTCAGCGCGAGGAGCGACACCATCGGGACGCTCAGCTGGAGCCGGTCCGCGACGGTCATCGCCGCGGTGCCGATCGGCTCGTCGCCGAACGCCAGGGAGAACTGCCCGAGCAGCACCACCGCCAGCTCCAGCACCTCCTCGTCCACCGAGACGCTTCTCGCGTCCGCTCCGGGTGCGGCGGGCATCCGATTCACCTCGGTTGCCAGCCGGTCTCGTTCATTTCGGTCAAGGGCAGTCGTCATACAAACGATCGTCCGCCCTCGAACGACCCGGTCGGCGGCAGCCTCACCGGTGGCACCCGCCATGTCACTCGTCCGGCCGCCGGGCCCTGCCGCCACGACCTGCCACGGCCTGAGACGGTCCACGACGGCCCGGCTCACCCGCGCGGCCGCCGCAGCAGGTACGAGGAAGCCAGGGGACGACGGACAAGATTCCCGAGCTGACGCTGGCACATGTCGCCACCTCGCCAGGTGGGTTGACGGGCCAGGATGGAGGCCCGGACGCCGCCCGGTGCCGGTCGCGAACGCTCCTCACCGGGCGATGACTCCCCAGGACGAAGGAATTCGATGGCCCTCCGCGAGATCAAGCCCGGCAACCGTGGCTTCCTGTACGTCAACTCCCACCCCGAGGGCTGCGCCGCCGTCGTCGACGAGCTGTGGCAGCACACCCCCGCGCCCGCCGGCAGGGCCGGCGCGGCCGCGGAGGGACCGGTGGCCCTGGTCATCGGCTCCAGCGCCGGGTACGGACTCGCCGCCACCGTCGCCGCACTGCGCACCTACGGGATGCGCGGACTCGGCATCGCCTTCGAGGCCCCCGAGACCGAGCGGCGGACCGCCTCCGCCGGCTGGTACCGGACCGCCCGCACCGCGGAACTCGCCGGCCCGGACGGCGACTTCGCCTTCCTCAACGCGGACGCCTTCTCCGCCACCGCCAAGGAGCAGGCGCTGGAGCACCTCGCCGCCCGGTACGGCCGGGTCGACTACCTCGTCTACAGCGTCGCCGCGCCCCGCCGCACCGACCCCGCCACCGGCGAGGTCCACCACTCGGCGCTCAAGCCCCTGGGATCCGCCTACCGGGCCAAGACCCTGCAGTTCGACGGCGACACCCCGGTCGTCGGATCCCTGGAACTCGAACCCGCCGTGGACGCGGAGCGCGAGGCGACGGTGCAGGTCATGGGCGGGGCCGACTGGCAGCTGTGGATCGACGCCCTGGTGGACCGCGGCCTCGTCCACGACGGCTTCCACACGGTGGCGCTCTCCTACGTGGGCTCGGACCTGACCGCGCCGATCTACCGGGCCGGCACGATCGGCGCGGCCAAGCAGCACCTGGAGGACACCGCGCGCCGCCTCCAGCAGGACCTCGCCCCGCTCGGCGGACAGGCCCACACCGTGGTCGCCGGCGCGGCCGTCACCCAGGCCTCGACCGCCATCCCGTCCATCGCGCTCTACACCAGCCTGCTCCGCGCCGTCCTCGGCGACGGCTTCCAGAGCACCGCCCAGCAGGCCGCCGCCCTGTGGCGGCAGCTCACCGGCGAGGTGCCGCTCCAGCTCGACCAGGAGCAGCGGATCCGCCTCGACGGCTGGGAGCTGGACGACAAGGTGCAGGAGGCCGTCCACGAGCGCTGGGCCGCCGCGACCACCGACACCCTGGCCGGACTCGCGGACACCGACTGGTTCCGGGCCCAGGTCGGCCGGCTCTACGGGTGGCACGTCCCCGGCGTCGACTACGACGGCCCCTCCCAGACCACGGTCGCCTGGCCGGCCGCGAACTGAGTCGGCACACCGCCGTCTCATCCCGAGAGCGGACCGGCCGGATCCGGAGCCGTCGCCCTGGTCTTCGCCGTCACCGGATCCGGCTTCGGCCGCCGGCCGGGCGCGATCTCCGCGAAGAAGGCGGACAGGTGCCGCAGCAGGTCGGCGTGCTCGCGGGGGGCGAGTTCCCGCACGGGCGGAGGGGGCACGGTGTCGGTCACGCAGGTCTCAACGTGGCAGGTGACGGGCGGTCACGCCGCAGCGGTGATCATCCGAGTGCCGGGGCCGACTCTCGGCCGTCCGGCGGAGCGCCGGCTCGGCCCTCCGGCTCACGGCCGGGTCAGCGAGTGGAACAGGTCCACCTCCTCGTACCCCGCCTGCTGGAGCCGGTGGCAGCGGCGGGAGGCGCCCGGGCTGAGCAGGTCGACCAGGGCCATGCCTCCGGTCGGGTCGTCGGGCGGCCCACCGGCGGCCGGTCCGACCGGGGCCGCGCGGAGGTCCGTACGCTGCGGTCGGCGTGCGGGTCCGGTTCCGGCTCTGGTTCCGGCGGCGGCGGGGACGTGGTGGGCGCGCGGCGCGTGGACGGCCGGGGCCTCCTCCGGGGTGCGCTCGTCGAAACGGGCCGGGCGTTGCAGGCAGAGCCACTGGTGCCGGGTGCGGAACCCGGCGTCGTGCAGCGCCTGGTAGGTCACCGGCCGGTCGTTGACCGGCAGCCCCGGGAGGTACGGCGACAGCGGACCGGGTTCGTCGAAGGCGTTCAGCGCGCTGGGCGGCAGGCGCTCCAGCGCGACCCGCAGCAGGACGGCCACGGCGGAGGGGTGCTCGCGGCAGTGCAGCCAGGCGATGCTGCCGCCGGTACCGTCCTGGCCGACGCCGCGGCGCAGCCCGGTCGCCCCGAGGAGCCGGCCGGACCCGTCGCGGGCGACGAGCACGGTGTGGCCGGCGGCGCCCGACACGGCCGCCTCGATGCGCCGGGACGGAGCCGGGAGGCCGGGGAGGCGGTCGGCCTCGACCAACTCGGCCAACTCGGCGAGGTCCTGCGCCTCTGCGGGCCGAACCCAGAGTGTCCGTCGTCCCCGCGGGACATCCATCGCCGTTCTCCCTTCACCCGAGGACAGCAGGATCGGTCGACACCGTTGATTCGGACACGCACCGTATGCGCGGACTGCCGCAAGTCCACCCGTCTGCCGCAGTGGTGGGAACGGCGGGCCCCTCGTTCGCGTCCCCGTGGATACGGAGGATCCAGCGCGCCCCGGGGGGAATCATGAGACCGACTGTTCCGATCGCGGTGGTCAGCGCCGCATTGGTGCTCGCGACACTGACGGGCTGCTCGACCGGGTCCCGGTCCGAGCGGTGCCACCAGCGGAGCACCGGGGAGATCAGGGCGGCCCTCGGCGTCGCCAGCGTCACCGGAAGCCGCGGCAGGAGCAGCACCACGGGCGGCGGTGGGAGCGGGAGCAGCGGCGGCAAGAGCACGACCACCGGCGGAGGCAGCACCGGCGGCAGGAGCACGACGACGGGCGGCGGCACCACTGGGAGCAAGAGCACCACCACCGGCGGCAGGAGCACCACCGGTGGAAGCAGCACCAGCGGCGACTCGCCGGAGCTCCCGGACCCGTCCGGTCCGTCGGGGGCCCCGGACCCGACCAGCCGGCCGACGAGTGTGCCCTCCATCGCCGGGCCGGTGTCGCAGACGCCCGTCGTCCGGCGGTCGGACGCCCCCTGCCGCTGAACCGCCGCACGCGGAGCACCGGCATACTCGTCGGACGATCCGACCGGGAGGCAGCCGCGTGAACACCCTCGGGCCCGAGCCCATCCACACCGACCGGCTGACCCTGCTGCCGTTGCGGGTCGAGCACGCCGAGGAGATGGCCTCCGTCCTCGCCGACCCCGGTCTGCACACCTTCATCGGCGGCACCCCGGATTCGGCCGAGGTCCTGCGGGCCCGCTACGAGCGGTGGGTGGCCGGTTCGCCGGACCCGGCCGAGTCCTGGGGCAACTGGGTCGTCCGGCTCCGCGACGCGGACTGCCTGACCGGCACGGTCCAGGCCACGGTCACCGCCGACGACCGTGGCGCCACGGCGGAGATCGCCTGGGTGGTGGGCACCGCCTGGCAGCGGCGCGGCATCGCCACCGAGGCGGCCCGTGGGCTGGTCGGCCGGCTCCGCGAGCACGGGGTACACACCGTGGTCGCCCACATCCACCCCGACCACGCGGCCTCCGCCGCCGTCGCCGCCGCGGCCGGGCTCTCCCCCACCGACCGGTGGCAGGACGGCGAGCGCAGGTGGCAGCTGTCGATCGGCTGACCGCGCCGGGCGGCCGCCGCCCGCGGGCAGCGTCGGGGACGGGCGAGAGCCCGGTGGCGTCCGGAGGGGAAATCCGGAAGGCTCGCGCGCATGGTCTCGATACTGCAGAACGTGGCGATCGACTGTGCGGATGCCTACGGGCTGGCCCGGTTCTGGAGCGGGGTGACCGGCCGTCCGCTGCATCCGGACGACCGACCGGGCGATCCGGAGGTCCAGGTGCTGCTGGCGGAGGGCCCGGTCCTGTACTTCAACCAGGTGCCCGAGGCCAAGACGGTCAAGAACCGGATCCACCTGTGCCTGCGCCCGGAGACCTCGCGCGATCAGGAGGTGGAACGGCTGCTGGGCCTCGGCGCCACCCTGGTCGCCGACCGCCGGAATCCGGACGGCTCCGGCTGGGCGGTCCTCGCCGATCCCGAGGGCAACGAGTTCTGCGTTCTGCGCAGCACGTCCGACCGGGCCGCCACGGCTCCGTGAGTCAGCAGCCGGGGCCGACCGGCGCGGACGAGGCCAGGGCGAGCGCGGCGGCCCGCAGTGCGGCCTCCCAGCTCCGCCGGTCGAGCCTCAGCTCGAACTCGAGGCAGCAGGTGCACTGCGGGATCAGCGCCACGAAGGCGCGCTCCTCCGCCGTCTCGACCTCCGTCTCCCACCACTCCTCGCCCGTCGCCAGGTCGGTGGGGCCGAGGTCTCCGGCGACGAGTCGCGCCGCCAGCCGCCGCAGGGCGTGGCGCCGTGCCAGGACCGGATCGGGCAGCTCGATCCCGGACTCGGCGAGTGCCTGCTCGAACGCGTCGCGGATGTCCTGGGCGGGCGCGGTCCGCGGCCAGCCGGCGAGTTCGCACAGCGTCGGGGTGTCCAGCCCGGCCGCGATCGCCTCCGCGGCGACCATCGGCAGCTCCTCCGGACGGATGTCGCCGACCCGGTAGCGGCACGCCACCTCACCCAGCATCATGAGGCCGTCCTGCACCGGGGTCTGCGGCTGCGAGGTCACTTCTGGTGTTCCCATGTCCCTACGATGCCAGCGCCGTTCCGGGGAGGGCCGCCCGGGGCGGTCCCCGGGACACACGCCCACCGGCGGGGGTGTCGGCGGCGGCCCCTAGGGTTCGGCGGCATGGGACTCTCGATATCCGTCGGACTGCTCGACGACCTCCACCGCCACGACCCCGAGGGCGCCGCGCACCACGCCCGTGAACTGGCCGTCCTCGGCGACGCCCTGGGCCGGGCGGGCATCGACTGGCGCGAGCCGGCCGCGGAGGGCACCGGCCGGGCCGCGTTCTCGGGCGGGTTCCCGTACGGGTACCTCCACCACCTGCGCCGCGTGTACGTCCTGCGGCGCGCGGGGAGCCCGGTCACCCCGGCGGCGGCGACCGACCCGGAGCAGTACGCCCGCGACCAGGCGGAGGTGGGCGAGGAGACCCTGATGTTCTCCTCCCACCTGCTCTGCCATGCCGACAGCGCCGGTTTCTACATCCCGGTGGACCTCGCGGACCCGCTGTTCCTGCCGCCGGACTCGCCCGTCGCGGGCGGTGGCATCGTCGGTTCCAGCGGCGGCCTGCTCGCCGAACTCCGGCGTCTGGCCGAGGCGATCGACCTCGACCCGGACGGCTCCGACACCGGCGCCGCCGCCGACGACCCCTTCGAGGCGGAGAAGTTCGCCTGGCACCGGCTGGCCGGGGCCTGCCGGACGAGCCTCGCGACGGGACGGGCGATCGTCTTCCACTGACCGGGCCCGCAGACGGCGAAGGCAGGGAATCCGGGACTCCCTGCCACTCTCAACCTATAGCGCACCGGGGGCCTTGCGGCAAGGCCCCCGTCGTCCCGCACAATCGTCGACCGAGGCCGAGAATCCGGGGAAACCCGGCATACCCGACATCACCCGCACAAGCGGGCGCGGATACGGCCTCCGCCGGCTGCCGGGGGCAGCCGGCCGGACGACGACTTTGCTCATGGGGGCGCTGTGACGATCGACGTGATCATTGCCGGTGGCGGACCGACCGGGCTGATGCTGGCAGCCGAGCTGCGGCTGCACGGCGTGCGGGTGGTGGTGCTGGAGAAGGAGACGGAGCCCTCCGACCGGGTCCGCGCGCTCGGCCTGCACGCGCGCAGCATCGAGGTGATGGACCAGCGCGGCCTGCTGGAGCGGTTCCTCGACCTCGGGACGACGTACCGGGTCGGCGGCTTCTTCGCCGCCATGGGCCGGACCTGGCCCGAGCGGCTGGACACCGCCCACTCGTACGTGCTGGGGATCCCGCAGCCGGTGACCGAGCGGCTGCTGACCGAGCACGCGACCGGCCTCGGCGCCGAGATCCGGCGCGGCTGCGAACTGGTCGGGCTCACCCAGGACGACCGGGGGGTGACCGTGGACCTGGCCGACGGCACCCGGGTGCGGTCGCGCTTCCTGGTCGGCTGCGACGGCGGCCGCAGCACGGTCCGCAAGCTGCTGGGCGTCGGCTTCCCGGGCGAGCCCACCCGGGTCGAGACGCTGCTGGGCGAGATGGAGGTGGACGTACCGGCGGAGACGGTGACGGCCGTGGTGGCGGAGG
The window above is part of the Kitasatospora sp. HUAS MG31 genome. Proteins encoded here:
- a CDS encoding VOC family protein, which translates into the protein MVSILQNVAIDCADAYGLARFWSGVTGRPLHPDDRPGDPEVQVLLAEGPVLYFNQVPEAKTVKNRIHLCLRPETSRDQEVERLLGLGATLVADRRNPDGSGWAVLADPEGNEFCVLRSTSDRAATAP
- a CDS encoding pyridoxamine 5'-phosphate oxidase family protein gives rise to the protein MRASEVAEVLDRPISRELLARGLTRLAYVATDGTPRVVPIGFEWNGSEIVMCTVKNAPKLPALRRAPAVALTVDTEAHPPLILLVRGRAELDEVEGIPDEYLRMNAGTMTPEQRTAWEAEVRSLYDGMVRIVVTPTWAKLIDFETNLPSAVEELVRRRAERERG
- a CDS encoding DUF6333 family protein; the protein is MEPFDPRGYDGLRMSPFRVRHTEDATPRMEDTWFGGRAGQGCRAGAGFRGTRPPGRGVT
- the infA gene encoding translation initiation factor IF-1, with protein sequence MTKTAKGIEVEGIVTECLRNATFKVQLQNGHMVLAHISGKIRKNYIKILPEDRVLVELSTYDLTRGRIRYRFRS
- a CDS encoding GNAT family N-acetyltransferase; this translates as MNTLGPEPIHTDRLTLLPLRVEHAEEMASVLADPGLHTFIGGTPDSAEVLRARYERWVAGSPDPAESWGNWVVRLRDADCLTGTVQATVTADDRGATAEIAWVVGTAWQRRGIATEAARGLVGRLREHGVHTVVAHIHPDHAASAAVAAAAGLSPTDRWQDGERRWQLSIG
- a CDS encoding GNAT family N-acetyltransferase — translated: MNSVHSTPGSDEPTVHVARVSDTRWQAVEDDREVGGGDVSRRTDGRLFISVDAWQDPVFDRIAAAMLADLPTPLYTVVDESDPDTASAWRRAGFTPARREWGYVVPTDPAISGLGAVRPPSGVTIVPAGEAEPGPLRALDRALREEVEAAAGWRTMPAEVLPRPDGITPEDLAKFVVARQEGQYVGLLRTAPTRQPRIGLIAVRADRHRRGIARALLAHALDVLHRAGTDAAWAEVDEDNAAATALFEGVGARRAGSLLELVRR
- the fabV gene encoding enoyl-[acyl-carrier-protein] reductase FabV gives rise to the protein MALREIKPGNRGFLYVNSHPEGCAAVVDELWQHTPAPAGRAGAAAEGPVALVIGSSAGYGLAATVAALRTYGMRGLGIAFEAPETERRTASAGWYRTARTAELAGPDGDFAFLNADAFSATAKEQALEHLAARYGRVDYLVYSVAAPRRTDPATGEVHHSALKPLGSAYRAKTLQFDGDTPVVGSLELEPAVDAEREATVQVMGGADWQLWIDALVDRGLVHDGFHTVALSYVGSDLTAPIYRAGTIGAAKQHLEDTARRLQQDLAPLGGQAHTVVAGAAVTQASTAIPSIALYTSLLRAVLGDGFQSTAQQAAALWRQLTGEVPLQLDQEQRIRLDGWELDDKVQEAVHERWAAATTDTLAGLADTDWFRAQVGRLYGWHVPGVDYDGPSQTTVAWPAAN